One genomic segment of Flavobacteriaceae bacterium includes these proteins:
- a CDS encoding helix-turn-helix domain-containing protein, which translates to MKTRLFTIFVLLISIITMKDLATRLLETRKQRKLSQQQVADIAGVHFTNVGKYERAEAMPSADVLNRVAKALEVSPDFLLNGTIQDKAKNNIQDTELLLQFEKIEKLSDKKKTLVKEFIDAFILKANLQQQLS; encoded by the coding sequence TTGAAAACACGCTTATTTACTATATTTGTGTTGTTAATAAGTATTATCACTATGAAAGATTTAGCTACAAGATTATTAGAGACACGCAAACAAAGAAAATTATCACAGCAGCAAGTTGCAGATATTGCAGGAGTACATTTTACCAATGTAGGGAAGTATGAAAGAGCAGAAGCAATGCCATCTGCAGATGTGCTTAATCGTGTTGCTAAAGCCTTAGAAGTTTCTCCAGACTTCCTTTTAAATGGAACGATACAAGACAAAGCAAAAAATAATATTCAAGATACCGAACTATTATTGCAGTTTGAGAAAATTGAAAAATTATCGGATAAGAAAAAAACACTTGTCAAAGAGTTTATAGATGCTTTTATTCTAAAAGCCAATCTGCAACAACAACTCTCTTAA
- a CDS encoding toprim domain-containing protein encodes MNIATFKKELDILEIGKELGLQINNKGQCLCPFHKDKKPSLMFSREKQIATCFSGNCTAGTMDVIDLVQKFYSWELPETLKWLESVASTSKSIASTGNLKPSTIHYQELFKKLQPKLKQSSNARNYLESRHLDYKKLEAAFNNGKDYASLKHCIIFPLKDKNGQIVSLYGRSIYKDAKYPHFYTKNRQGLYPKYPPAATKKLIIIESIIDATTLEQHFTLPKDTAILAAYGTNGITPQHTEAVSYLKSLEEIILWLDADHAGKKATEKYAKELAEKYPDVQITKVPTLDGEDINSLLDSHTSEIFTQFFENRTQAIPAKQLKKKYSIQIETHKTNYQDEHLHIQVLGKLDIKNLGALRVTLVVKSKHNMHYIPVRNTLDLYHGDRIEKFVRTCAEKLETGTSFIRKALNTLTENLEHHRLQQIEITKQQQQAMPVNRQLTQIEKQAALVLLKDKDFIKKLTQKLQDTGIVGEEKKALFLFTILLSHQMNHTLHAMVQGTSGSGKSHLIKKVADCMFNQNKIKRFTRVSEKSFYNYGSYDLQHCGIILEDYDGLGEEAQLAWRELQSNGQLSSSVSLKNEITGEIKSGEKHVYGPIASLVATTKFRLYEDNQSRVFTIAIDESEQQTEKVLAYMAQKSSKGITDAQEQQAVLEIQNLVSLLKPYSVQNKYRLHLPKTTQQRRRLTQMLHDFIEQITLLHQYNRQRIAADTQEPQTLITKLEDLELAVDLMFESIVLKTDELDGILRQFYENLKKYITPKGENTDFTQREIRQEFRISKSQTQRYFNELLELEYIQKSSVGGRNTFVYKIAYWDNLEKLRTEIRGYLYKQIQAYKDKS; translated from the coding sequence ATGAACATTGCCACATTTAAAAAGGAGTTGGATATTTTAGAAATAGGAAAAGAACTAGGATTGCAGATTAATAACAAAGGACAATGTTTATGTCCGTTCCACAAAGACAAAAAACCAAGCTTGATGTTCTCCAGAGAAAAACAAATAGCCACCTGTTTTAGTGGGAACTGTACCGCAGGCACGATGGATGTGATAGATTTAGTACAAAAGTTTTATAGTTGGGAATTACCCGAAACATTAAAATGGCTAGAGTCGGTAGCATCAACAAGCAAGTCGATAGCATCGACGGGCAATTTAAAACCATCCACCATCCACTATCAAGAACTTTTTAAAAAACTACAACCCAAGTTAAAACAAAGCAGCAATGCAAGAAATTATTTAGAAAGCAGACATTTAGATTATAAAAAGTTGGAAGCTGCTTTTAATAATGGTAAGGATTATGCTTCTTTAAAGCACTGTATTATTTTTCCATTAAAGGATAAAAACGGACAGATTGTGTCATTGTATGGAAGAAGCATTTATAAAGATGCAAAATACCCACATTTTTATACGAAGAACCGACAAGGTTTGTATCCAAAATACCCACCTGCAGCAACTAAAAAATTAATTATTATCGAAAGCATCATCGATGCTACCACCTTAGAACAACATTTTACATTGCCAAAAGATACAGCGATTCTAGCGGCTTATGGCACAAACGGCATCACACCACAACACACGGAAGCCGTGAGCTATTTAAAAAGTTTAGAAGAAATTATCCTGTGGTTAGATGCCGACCATGCGGGTAAAAAAGCTACAGAAAAATATGCGAAAGAACTTGCAGAAAAATACCCTGACGTACAAATTACCAAAGTTCCCACACTCGATGGCGAGGATATTAATTCTTTATTGGACAGCCATACTTCAGAAATATTTACCCAGTTTTTTGAAAATCGAACACAAGCAATACCTGCCAAACAACTTAAAAAAAAATACAGCATCCAAATAGAAACTCATAAAACCAATTACCAAGATGAACATTTACACATCCAAGTATTGGGCAAATTAGACATCAAAAATCTAGGTGCGCTTAGAGTTACATTAGTTGTAAAAAGCAAACACAATATGCATTACATTCCTGTTAGAAACACTTTAGACCTTTATCACGGAGACCGTATAGAAAAGTTTGTAAGAACCTGCGCAGAGAAATTAGAAACCGGTACAAGTTTTATACGAAAAGCATTAAACACGCTTACAGAAAATTTAGAACATCATCGATTGCAACAGATAGAAATCACCAAGCAACAACAACAGGCAATGCCTGTAAATAGACAACTCACTCAGATAGAAAAACAAGCTGCGCTTGTGCTTTTAAAGGACAAAGATTTTATAAAAAAGTTGACTCAAAAATTACAAGATACAGGCATTGTAGGCGAAGAGAAAAAAGCCCTTTTTTTATTTACGATTCTATTAAGTCATCAAATGAACCACACGCTACACGCCATGGTACAAGGCACTTCGGGAAGTGGGAAAAGTCATCTGATAAAAAAAGTGGCCGACTGTATGTTTAATCAAAACAAAATCAAAAGGTTTACTAGAGTTAGTGAGAAAAGTTTTTACAATTATGGGAGTTACGACCTACAGCATTGTGGAATCATCTTAGAAGATTACGACGGTTTAGGAGAAGAAGCCCAGTTGGCTTGGAGAGAATTGCAAAGTAACGGACAACTAAGCAGCAGCGTGAGTTTAAAAAACGAAATCACAGGCGAGATAAAAAGTGGAGAAAAACATGTCTATGGTCCGATTGCTTCTTTAGTGGCTACCACAAAATTTAGATTGTATGAAGATAACCAAAGTAGAGTGTTTACCATTGCCATTGATGAGAGTGAACAGCAAACAGAAAAGGTGCTAGCCTACATGGCACAAAAATCCTCAAAAGGCATCACGGATGCCCAAGAGCAGCAAGCTGTTTTAGAAATCCAAAACTTAGTGAGTTTATTAAAACCCTATTCTGTACAAAATAAGTACCGATTGCACTTGCCAAAAACCACACAACAGCGTAGAAGACTTACCCAAATGCTTCATGATTTTATAGAACAAATAACTTTATTACACCAGTACAATCGGCAGCGAATCGCTGCAGATACACAAGAACCACAAACGCTAATCACAAAACTGGAAGATCTGGAACTGGCAGTAGATCTGATGTTTGAAAGCATTGTATTAAAAACCGATGAACTCGATGGAATCCTACGACAGTTCTATGAAAACCTAAAAAAGTACATCACTCCCAAAGGAGAAAATACCGATTTTACACAACGAGAAATACGCCAAGAATTTAGGATTAGTAAAAGTCAGACCCAACGTTATTTTAATGAATTACTGGAATTAGAATACATCCAAAAAAGCAGTGTTGGTGGTAGAAATACCTTTGTTTATAAGATTGCCTATTGGGATAATTTAGAGAAATTGCGAACAGAAATAAGAGGCTATTTATACAAACAAATCCAAGCGTATAAAGACAAATCCTAA
- a CDS encoding transposase, producing the protein MKTNEIIGIDVSKLLIDVCIYSKQIVQQFENSKSGFKLMLKWSFKNSSFSKEETMFVFEHTGMYSHLLSVSLTEQKLSFFIASGLEIKRSIGIARGKDDQIDAKRIALYGYRLKEELKPSKLPKRSILQLKSLLSLRTKLNKQRAGFKVTLKEQKRIYKAKEYKIIFDVQQKMIAELTKQIHKINTQMQAIIDQNIMLKETYKLVTSVKGIGMQTAIMMIVFTDNFSKFENWRKFASYCGVAPFPYQSGTSIKGRTKVSHLANKKLKAIINMCAISAIQHNPEMKLYYHKRIKQGKSKMSTVNIIRNKLIARVFAVVKRQTPYVDTFKFAA; encoded by the coding sequence ATGAAAACAAATGAAATTATCGGAATCGATGTCAGTAAATTATTAATTGATGTTTGTATCTATTCTAAACAAATTGTTCAACAGTTTGAGAACAGTAAATCTGGATTTAAATTAATGCTAAAGTGGAGTTTTAAAAATTCGTCTTTCTCTAAAGAAGAAACCATGTTTGTATTTGAACATACAGGAATGTACTCTCATTTATTATCTGTGTCTTTAACTGAACAAAAATTATCTTTTTTCATAGCTTCTGGTTTAGAAATTAAAAGATCTATTGGTATTGCTCGTGGAAAGGATGACCAAATTGATGCCAAACGCATTGCTCTATATGGGTATCGATTAAAAGAAGAACTTAAACCCAGTAAGCTACCTAAAAGAAGTATATTACAACTAAAAAGTCTCTTATCTTTAAGGACAAAACTTAACAAACAAAGAGCTGGTTTTAAAGTTACTTTGAAAGAACAAAAAAGAATTTATAAAGCAAAAGAGTATAAAATAATCTTTGACGTTCAACAAAAAATGATTGCAGAACTAACCAAACAAATACACAAGATTAATACTCAAATGCAAGCTATTATTGACCAAAATATAATGTTAAAAGAAACCTATAAACTTGTTACTAGTGTTAAAGGTATAGGAATGCAAACTGCTATAATGATGATTGTGTTTACTGACAATTTTTCAAAATTTGAAAACTGGAGAAAGTTTGCCTCTTATTGTGGTGTTGCTCCTTTTCCTTACCAATCTGGAACTAGTATTAAAGGACGTACAAAAGTCTCTCATTTGGCTAATAAAAAATTGAAAGCAATTATTAATATGTGCGCTATTTCTGCTATACAACATAACCCAGAAATGAAATTATACTATCATAAAAGAATAAAACAAGGCAAAAGTAAAATGAGTACCGTTAACATTATTAGAAACAAATTAATAGCAAGAGTGTTTGCCGTTGTCAAACGACAAACACCCTATGTAGATACTTTTAAATTTGCTGCATAA
- a CDS encoding transposase: protein MKTNEIIGIDVSKLLIDVCIYSKQIVQQFENSKSGFKLMLKWSFKNSSFSKEETMFVFEHTGMYSHLLSVSLTEQKLSFFIASGLEIKRSIGIARGKDDQIDAKRIALYWYRLKEELKPSKLPKRSILQLKSLLSLRTKLNKQRAGFKVTLKEQKRIYKAKEYKIIFDVQQKMIAELTKQIHKINTQMQAIIDQNIMLKETYKLVTSVKGIGMQTAIMMIVFTDNFSKFENWRKFASYCGVAPFPYQSGTSIKGRTKVSHLANKKLKAIINMCAISAIQHNPEMKLYYHKRIKQGKSKMSTVNIIRNKLIARVFAVVKRQTPYVDTFKFAA from the coding sequence ATGAAAACAAATGAAATTATCGGAATCGATGTCAGTAAATTATTAATTGATGTTTGTATCTATTCTAAACAAATTGTTCAACAGTTTGAGAACAGTAAATCTGGATTTAAATTAATGCTAAAGTGGAGTTTTAAAAATTCGTCTTTCTCTAAAGAAGAAACCATGTTTGTATTTGAACATACAGGAATGTACTCTCATTTATTATCTGTGTCTTTAACTGAACAAAAATTATCTTTTTTCATAGCTTCTGGTTTAGAAATTAAAAGATCTATTGGTATTGCTCGTGGAAAGGATGACCAAATTGATGCCAAACGCATTGCTCTATATTGGTATCGATTAAAAGAAGAACTTAAACCCAGTAAGCTACCTAAAAGAAGTATATTACAACTAAAAAGTCTCTTATCTTTAAGGACAAAACTTAACAAACAAAGAGCTGGTTTTAAAGTTACTTTGAAAGAACAAAAAAGAATTTATAAAGCAAAAGAGTATAAAATAATCTTTGACGTTCAACAAAAAATGATTGCAGAACTAACCAAACAAATACACAAGATTAATACTCAAATGCAAGCTATTATTGACCAAAATATAATGTTAAAAGAAACCTATAAACTTGTTACTAGTGTTAAAGGTATAGGAATGCAAACTGCTATAATGATGATTGTGTTTACTGACAATTTTTCAAAATTTGAAAACTGGAGAAAGTTTGCCTCTTATTGTGGTGTTGCTCCTTTTCCTTACCAATCTGGAACTAGTATTAAAGGACGTACAAAAGTCTCTCATTTGGCTAATAAAAAATTGAAAGCAATTATTAATATGTGCGCTATTTCTGCTATACAACATAACCCAGAAATGAAATTATACTATCATAAAAGAATAAAACAAGGCAAAAGTAAAATGAGTACCGTTAACATTATTAGAAACAAATTAATAGCAAGAGTGTTTGCCGTTGTCAAACGACAAACACCCTATGTAGATACTTTTAAATTTGCTGCATAA
- a CDS encoding helix-turn-helix domain-containing protein: protein MNSNLTDFIQNLKHYRTQKQLTQKQLATHLRIGLGNIARYERGEVVPKLDVAIALAQKLEVSLDILCGLYKQNDTELNELLQKAQNLPTEDRTLLKAIIKKFV from the coding sequence ATGAACTCAAATCTTACTGATTTTATCCAAAATCTAAAGCATTATAGAACTCAAAAACAGCTCACTCAAAAGCAATTGGCTACTCATTTAAGGATAGGGCTAGGTAATATTGCACGTTATGAAAGAGGAGAAGTAGTACCAAAGCTTGATGTAGCGATTGCATTGGCTCAAAAATTAGAGGTAAGCCTAGACATTCTTTGCGGACTTTACAAGCAAAATGATACCGAACTCAATGAGCTTTTACAAAAAGCACAGAACTTACCCACAGAGGATAGAACCCTGCTAAAAGCCATTATTAAAAAGTTTGTATAA